The genome window CCGACAAGTTTCACACAACCCTCCTATGAGGTACGTTAGAAAAAACGGAAGGTAGAATAtcacaaacacaacaaatagTATTCCAAGAATGTGAACGGCTTTGCGGCCCTTGTGGACACTCTCGACAGCAGTTCGACGGGTACTGGACCTTGTGGATCCCTCTGACGGACTATCAGAGAAAGTCCGCCGGATAATGAGTTTGACCTTACTCCCTCTTGTGTGAGCAATCACAGACTCTCCGTTACTACGATTGCTGAGTTTACGGAACGGTGATCGAAAGCTGTTCTCCCGGGAATGGTGGCCCCGGAAACTATTCTCCCGGGAATGATTCCCTCGAAAACTGTTTTCTCGAGAATGATGCCCGCCACGAAAACTCCCTTCGCGGCTCAAACATGTCGATGTAATGCTATCCTGTCTTTCTCGTGCCCTATGATGTGGAGATAATGTGTTTGTGTCTTTATAAGAGCGGCTCTCCGCCTCTGTCTGGTAGCTATTGGTTCTCAGATCAAAAACAGCTGTAGCTGACACTGGCGTTGTTGAGTTTGTTGATTCGTAATTCTGAATCAGTGGCCGACAGTCCCTGAACGAGGAGCTGCGGCCATTGGGTAAAATGTACTGAGACTCTCTCGATGGCGAACACCAACTTTTCGTACTGGCATGCCTAGCTCTGGAATAGTGAAATGGAGATTCCCCAGCTGAAACCAATGATAACTCATTCTCAGAAGTCTCTGAGAGCTCCTTGAGCTGTTTCGTTGGAGACATAAATGCTAACTTTGTCTGCTTCTTAAGCGTATAAACCGTCAATATATATGTCACTGTCATGATAAGTAGAGGTAAATAAAATGATATCACAGTAGCAGAGATTATAAAAGTTGGATTGGTTGGCCCACAGCCTTTGAATGAATTGtatggtgttttttcaaatatcatggTTGTGATGAACAAAGGTCCTGCTGTACAGAACGCGAGGATCCACACTGCGCTGATTTTAATGGCCATGTAACgagtttgtttgttttgacGATACTTGATCGGGTCCTTAAGTGCAACGTAGCGATCGATGGAGATGGTACACAGGTGAATGATGGTCGAGGAGGTAAAGAGCACATCCAGAGAGAACCACACCAAACAGATCGTTCTGTTTACGGGCAGGAAACCTGCAATGAAAAAGTATGGCAACTAAGATTAGTAAAATAGGTAAGTGGTGCAATATGATACTCAGACTATCTTAAGGGCTTTCTGTTTTCTTGTATTGTCCAAGTCCTTCCAGACATTTAAAAGCTTTTGCTAGAATCTGATATTTGATCTGCTTAATAAAACCTTGGCGATCCTTTTGATGGTTATGACTAAAAAGTTCTTGGGGACCAGATGACAGAACGCTACAAAAGTTTTTTTCCAGCAGGCTGGCTTGTAAAATAACCATGGATATGGCATATTAGTAGCCCTAACAAGGATAAGATTCATACAAGTGTTTTCATAGGTATCTTGTGTAGGCACATATAAAAAGTTACTGCGGCAGGCAAGTGACAAAAACTGTCATCAGTTTTTCTCACTGTTGGCCTGTGGCACTGTATGAGATGGTAAATGAGGTAATCAGCTGTATTGAGTTTAGTGAAGATGGTTCATCTCTTGGGGGAAGTAGCTGCTCACGCAGAATCAGTAACAGGAATGATGCTTATTATCTGGGGAAGTGCGTGGGATGGCCGTATGTAGGAATAAATTCGGTTCCACATGATCTGTATCTGAGAaagttgattttgaatgattCTTGCACGATTTTTAAAGTCCCAACATTTCATCCCAAGAGCTTCTTCCGCACCATTATGACCATACCCACATACTGTGATGGTACTCAGCTGGTTTTAACGCTACTTTAATCCGTTTATTCAGATGTATCTAAAAGGTTGTGATATGTCATAGTTCAGGTTCAGTCGCGACTCAAAAAGAATAGATTCTTTTTTGATATCAACCGTTTTAGTTATATAGGGAGTCTATTGCTCTACTAACCCAAAAAGGTATTATCTTGCTCCTTGCAGAATTCTGTTGTATTGCTTGCTCCTTTTGGCTATCTAGATTGATCATTGCAGGGTCAGAAAATAGTCTATACCTTTTCCTGTCAAATTCTGCTGACTTCAAGTGAATTTTTCATCACAGTACACTTGACTTTCATAGCTCATGCTGTCTGAAGTCTTGACATGTGTAAATAAACTCTGCAGATGCTAATGAAGAAATTCAAGTGAAAAGTTCAACTGTAATGTTTGGTCGTAATCCATTCAATTACCATAAAGAAGGCAGTCGCATGTAGTAATGAACTCTGCACCACTTACAGGCATATCAAATGTCGCTATTGCCAATTGCATGCATATTTGATAGCAGGGTGGAATGTCAGGTTCTTATGCCAATGATGTGATGAGGAAATAATAGTAATCATGCCTTGCTATGGAATTTTTAATGGTTGCTCACAGATACTTCTCACTTTATACTGTTTGCCCGTgtagaatttgaaataaaactttATATTAGATAAGACTAGTTCAGATTAGCTGACGTGGTTTCACATGTGATGGTCATTTGATGACCAACATACGGTACGTATAATCTATTCAACACTACTGCTGATGTCCCCTTCAGACCATTGCCCTCACCACAGCAATATATACAAATCATTAGCTAATTGCTTCTTGCGATGATGTGATGACAGGCAAATGTCTTCAAAGAATGATATCTTACGTAGAAGGTGGAAACATGTCCAAATTCTTCAAGCTATTCAGTGTGCCTCGTGCCTTTTCTTTCTTTGCTGGTTCTCCAATTACCCTCTCATCTTGTTCAAGGTTTTTATCTGTGTGGGAACCATCCTGTTTTTCTCATATGCTGGTACATATTAGGATAATTAGATAATTTGCCGAGAACCAAGCCTCGTTTGTGCAACTAGGGCCCACTCTTTAATAGAACCAGCTTAATCAAAGGATAATGTTCATTAGGTTGATCTTCATTTGTCTCTTGAACCAGTTGTGTAGTGGTCAAATTGTGTACTCATCTACTATCTGTACTTGGGTTATAGTCAGAGCACCTGAGTTGGACCCTGCAGGGCAAGTTATGCTGCCCGATATGGTCTAATTCCACAGCAGACCCTTGCGACATGAAGCAATCTTCTTTACAAGCGTCAGCTGGAGGCCTTGATGTGTTGTTAATTTCAACAGCCAATCTCTTCCACCACATCCTGTGATCTATGTTGATTTCCATTCCTAGAGAAATAATTATGGACCGGCGTCATTTCCATGTTTCTACCCCACCTCTAACACATCCATTTCAAATAACACTCCCTTTATAAACATCAGAGATAGTCATTAGACGCTGTCATATTTGCATCAATCCC of Lineus longissimus chromosome 9, tnLinLong1.2, whole genome shotgun sequence contains these proteins:
- the LOC135493896 gene encoding 5-hydroxytryptamine receptor 2C-like; this translates as MMNDNSTLVLYTNATLAPPESGYHWPALLLFLVIVMTIWGNIMVCLAVKYERKLRNRFNYFLVSLALSDMMCAVLVMPGSVIKSFLGFLPVNRTICLVWFSLDVLFTSSTIIHLCTISIDRYVALKDPIKYRQNKQTRYMAIKISAVWILAFCTAGPLFITTMIFEKTPYNSFKGCGPTNPTFIISATVISFYLPLLIMTVTYILTVYTLKKQTKLAFMSPTKQLKELSETSENELSLVSAGESPFHYSRARHASTKSWCSPSRESQYILPNGRSSSFRDCRPLIQNYESTNSTTPVSATAVFDLRTNSYQTEAESRSYKDTNTLSPHHRARERQDSITSTCLSREGSFRGGHHSRENSFRGNHSRENSFRGHHSRENSFRSPFRKLSNRSNGESVIAHTRGSKVKLIIRRTFSDSPSEGSTRSSTRRTAVESVHKGRKAVHILGILFVVFVIFYLPFFLTYLIGGLCETCRTYITGELLTALEWLEYAGSMVNPIIYRVFNPDFRRAFHKIMRCHYQRRKATV